The window AAGACTTAGAGAAGATACCCAAAAGGAAATATGACGAAAAAATAGAAGAGTAAGAAAGTTGGGGGCTGCAGAAGGTAGATATCAAATTACCCCTACGTTTGGAACCTTGCGGCAAAAGTACACATGTGAGTTGCAACAAAGGTGAGAGAAACAAAGGACTTGTTCCATGTGGCCGGGACGGAGAGTAAAAGGAACCGGCAGCATGGCACTACCACACAACACAGACGCGCAAGCAACGGAAGTTATCATCAGACCGCAGACTCTCCAGGGCCATCTCGCGCCGGAGCCAGCAGGGGGTCGTGACCAAGAAGTCGAGGAAACAGACGAAAAGCGACGAAAACGAACGAAAAGAAGGCCTCAGATCAGGTTGGCGAGATGAGCAAGAAACACACTTCATTCGATATGCCGGGACGGTCATGTTGCAGCCCAGAGCAGCGGCAGGCGCTGTCTGTCCACGTCCCATGTCGTTGCCAGCGAGGAAGGTGAACCATCTCGATGTATTGGATGGTGTTGCATCGAGGCTCTTTGTAAGGCGACAAGTACCTCTGCTGCAAAACCAGTAGGAAAAGTGACTTGCCAACGCAGGGGCCACTTTTGTAGACACAAGGACAGCCACTCGAACCATCCACTCGCGGCAAAGCTCAGATTGGCGATGGTGAAAAGCGGGTCTGAGCGGTTGCAACTTCAAGAGCCGAGCTGCGAGTGATTGGatgcacaccaccacactggAAACACACTAACGCCCTTTGGCACCACAGAATATCATCAAGCGCGCTGCCCTTGTTCTTCCCATTTTCTTTCATCTTGCGATGTTGCACAGCGCGCTACGAAACAACGTTCCTTTGTTGTCTATTTTAGCCCTTTTGCCGCTTGCCGCCCGGTCAAAGCGAGATTAGAACTTTCTTATTTATGACTCTCCCCGAGGCGCCGGATAGCACTAGACAATTTGCCTCTTAGTGTTCTTCAGATCTAGACTGCTGCTTTCCCCACGGATGAACAGATGACAAGCATTGGATTGACAACTTTGACGGAATCAAGCTTCATTCGCACAGACACACGACACCAAAGAAACGGTTTTATCCGCAGCCAGTCGTTGATCTCTGCCAGGGTTTATCTGCCAtgtctcaccaccaccccctgccTGTCATGCGCTCGTCAATGTGTGGAGTGGAATATCACCCGGTATGATCTCCCCTCTGCCGTCTATTTGACGACACTTCTCCCTTTCAATCTTGGCTCTTTTTGCATTGATGTAAAAGTTTTCTATTGTTGGCAATAGGGCACTTGTCATCCTGCTTCTAAACACTCCATCTCTACATCTCTCCACACTGAGCGATAACCACGTCCAGGTTCGGCACATCCTTCCCCTTGTATCCCGTTTTCGTATTCTCCATTTTCTTGAccacatccatcccatccaccacctgcccaaaCACCACATGCTTGTTGTCCAAAAATGGCGTTGGCACCGTCGTGATGAAGAACTGGCTGCCGTTTGTATTTGGCCCTGCGTTCTGTTTTCATGTCAGCCCTTCACTTCACCACCAGTATAAAAGCAGGGCGACACCTACAGCCATactcaacaacccagcctTATCATGCTTCAGCGTAAAATTCTCATCCGCAAAGGACTTGGTCCCGTAGATACACGTCGACCCGGTGCCATCCCCATTGAGGAAGTCACCGCCCTGGCACATGAAATTGGGGATGATTCTGTGGAACTTGGAGCCCTTGTAGCCCTGGGGCCGGTTTTGGTTGTTCTTGTGCTCGCCGGTGCAGAACTGGCGGAAGTTCTCGGCTGTCCTGGGGACCACATTGGCAAAGAGTTCGAAGGTGATGCGGCCGAGGGGTTCACCTGGTGAGTGGGTCAGCACAAGCACTCAGATGGGACGAAAAGGAAGGGACAAGTACCGCCAAGAGTGATGTCGAAGAAGACGCTGTATGAGAGGTCAGCATGGGTTCAAATGTGAGGCAGTgagtggaggatggggtggaaggTTGTCAGATTCCATGGATAGCAGGCGTGGTAAGGGTTCACTATCATGACATGAGCTTCAATGCTCAGCCACCGCTTGCAAAGAAACCCAGTGAATGGTGAGGAAAGTGGAAACAGAAAGAACATGGACTTACAGGGGATTCCCCGACGATGGGAGTACAGTAGGCGGCATGGTGACTGTATCAATCTACTACTTTGGGATA is drawn from Podospora pseudocomata strain CBS 415.72m chromosome 1 map unlocalized CBS415.72m_1, whole genome shotgun sequence and contains these coding sequences:
- the cyp3 gene encoding Peptidyl-prolyl cis-trans isomerase-like 1 (COG:O; EggNog:ENOG503P1UU), whose amino-acid sequence is MPPTVLPSSGNPLVFFDITLGGEPLGRITFELFANVVPRTAENFRQFCTGEHKNNQNRPQGYKGSKFHRIIPNFMCQGGDFLNGDGTGSTCIYGTKSFADENFTLKHDKAGLLSMANAGPNTNGSQFFITTVPTPFLDNKHVVFGQVVDGMDVVKKMENTKTGYKGKDVPNLDVVIAQCGEM